The Pseudomonadota bacterium DNA window GTTCCTCGCAGACGCGGGGATGAACCGATAATATTGATTTGGCTTTCCGCTGTCCCGCTACGTTCCCCGCAGACGCGGGGATGAACCGCGTAGGACGATATGGTGACAGTACATCCACCCACGTTCCAGGACGATATGGTGACAGTACATCCACCCACGTTCCCCGCAGACGCGGGGATGAACCGACAGCAACGGGTTCAGAAATGCGAGAACCGTTACGTTCCCCGCAGACGCGGGGATGAACCGCATTACGGTCATTCTACCGTTCCCTGCAATTGACGTTCCCCGCAGACGCGGGGATGAACCGGGAGGTAGTAGATGGCAAAAACAGCTTTTGTAGACGTTCCCCGCAGACGCGGGGATGAACCGAGGGCCGCACGATCATTCCTATAGATTGGTTTACGTTCCTCGCAGACGCGGGGATGAACCGATAATATTGATTTGGCTTTCCGCTGTCCCGCTACGTTCCCCGCAGACGCGGGGATGAACCGCCTGCCCACGCACCTTGATAAGACAGAGCGTTACGTTCCCCGCAGACGCGGGGATGAACCGCCCTGAAAAAGGCCGAGAAAGAATTAAACAACACGTTCCCCGCAGACGCGGGGATGAACCGCATACGACGAACTTGAGCGTCTATCCCCTCAAACGTTCCCCGCAGACGCGGGGATGAACCGATTAACGGTATACCCATGAATGGAGAGCAGACACGTTCCCCGCAGACGCGGGGATGAACCGTCCCCGGTATCCACATGGATATTTTTAAGGGTACGTTCCCCGCAGACGCGGGGATGAACCGGGGTAACTGTTATCGTTGCCGCGTTGGGTTTGACGTTCCCCGCAGACGCGGGGATGAACCGGCAATAAAAGCAAAAAAGGCAGTGAATAGTGAACGTTCCCCGCAGACGCGGGGATGAACCGAAAATCAGGCAAAGACAGAATAGATATTTGTGACGTTCCCCGCAGACGCGGGGATGAACCGGGATTGTGACAGGTGCTGTAGACAACGGCCTGACGTTCCCCGCAGACGCGGGGATGAACCGGGACGCAAGAATATTTGAGGGCGGTTAGTAGGACGTTCCCCGCAGACGCGGGGATGAACCGCTTCTTTGCCCAGCCAAAGGCGGGGTGATTATATGTTCCCCGCAGACGCGGGGATGAACCGGGAACTATACCGGCAGCGCTTATGATCTACGGCGTCGCCCCCTGTCATTGGGGTCATTGGGGTCGGGCCAAGATAACTGATTGATATTCATGCAATATTAGGCTATAGATACATGTTTTTAGGGCTTAAAGTGCTATTTATTTGGGGTAAAACCGTAACAAACATCTGTGGTTGAAAATAAAAGGACGGGGCAAAGAAACATTTGCTGCAACATTTGCTACAACTTTTAAAATGGTCATAAAGCTAATAATACAAGCATCTTAGCGATCAGCCATCACCAATCAAAAAAACCGAGGGTCAAATCTTTATCCTTGACATTGGAGGGTAACGGGTAAGGCGCGCACGACCCACTCACCGGGTGGGTACCCCGGCAGAGAGCAAAACAGTATTCCAGGGGTAGATTGGGGTCGGACCAAATTCAGCTTCTGTATGAGGCGTTGATTTTTATGTAATCGTAGGTAAGGTCAGTGGTGTATATGTCAAAGGATGCCTTTCCGTCGTGAAGGTCAACGGTCAATTCTATCTCTTTTTTGTTCATCATCTTTTTTAATTCCTGTTCATCGAAGGGCACTTCAACACACTCTTTTACCAACTGCCTGCCCTGCATGATGATCTCTATCTTTGAGGGTTGAAGGGGTACGTCTGCATCCCCGGCTGCTGCAATGATCCTCCCCCAGTTGGGGTCACAGCCGAAAAAGGCCGTCTTTGTTAACGGCGAAATGGCTATCCTTCTTGCAATTTTTTCTGCATGGTCCTTTTTCTTTGCCCCCTGTACCGTTATGTGTATCACACGTGTAGCGCCTTCCCCGTCCTTTACGATCATTATTGACAACGCTTTCATAACAAGATTCAGCTTATTTTTAAAGTCGTCGAGTCCGTCCAGATCCTCTTCACCGGTTTTTGTAAAAAGTGTGACGGTATCGTTTGTACTGCATTCACCATCGACCGTTACCCTTTCGAATGTCTCCTTCCCCGCCTTAGAGAAGATATTTTTTATCCGTGAGGGGGAAACAGGATAATCCGTAAAAACAAAGGAAAGCATCGTGGCGAAGAGCGGGTTTATCATGCCGGCGCCTTTTGCTACCCCTATGATGTTATATGTTTTTTTTCCATGAACCGTTTCACTGACTATCTTCGGGTAGGTGTCTGTCGTCATAATGGACCGCGCAAATGATTCGATGTTGTTATTTTTGAGGCTCTTGCAAAGACCTGGCAGCGCACTGATCATTCTGCCGGTTGGTAGCCTTTTCCCTATGACACCGGTTGAGGCGAAAAGGATCTCCTCTTTGCTGGTTCCGAGGATGCCCGAAAGCTCTCCTGCAATCGTTTTCAGGTCTGAAACACCCTCCTTCCCCGTGCATGCATTCGCGCACCCGCTGTTCACGAGGATTGCCCGTACAGGATGATGCTCTATTTTTCTATCGTAGATGATATGGGCTGCCTTTACCTTGTTTCGCGTATAGAGCGATAGACAATGCATCGGTTCTTTGAAAAATGCAAGACCGAGGTCGAGGCCATTTGCCTTTATGCCGGATGCGTAACCGGCGAACCGAATACCGTCTATCATAACAACCTCCACGCTCCGCGCAGGCTAAAGCCCTGGCCAAGAACTACAAAACAACACCTTGGCAGGACATGCCTGCGGCTGCCTCTATCAGCAATCAGCTATCAGCCATGAGCAATCAGCTGACCCCTGATCCCTGTATTTATTTGCCGCAGCATCGTTTGTATTTTTTCCCGCTGCCGCATGGGCAGGGATCGTTTCTGCCGATCTTCTTGTCTTTCTGCTGGGATAACAGTTCATCACCCCTGTTTAAGAACATGACCGGCTCATTAAAGGTCAATTCTTCTTTCGCAGGTTGTATCGCATAGAGTTTTCTCACCGTGTCGAGTTTGGCCTGCCCAAGCATATCGAGGAATAGTTCAAAGCTTTCCTTCTGGTATTCTCTCAGGGGATCTTTCTGGCCGTATCCTCGCAGGCCAATCCCTTCCTTCAGATGGTCGAGAGAGAGAAGGTGTTCCTTCCAGTGTGTATCAAGAGAATTCAGCGTGATGAATCGCTCTAAGGCCCTTAATTCATTTTCTCCAAATTCGGTTTCCTTGTGCCGGTAGACATCAAGGACATTTTCTTTCACCATCTCAAGCAGCCCCTGCTTGGTAATGGATTTGAAGTCTATAGAATCGAATTCCATGTGAAAGAAAAAGGTTTCGAATATCCTGCTTTTCAAAGAAGTAAGTTCCCATTCTTCAGGATAGACCTTTTCGGGGGCATATTCGTCCACGAGACCTTCACAGATATCCTCAATCATATCGAATATCTGATCGAGGACATCCTCGTTGCTCATGAGCTCTTTTCTCATCCCGTACACGGTCTCGCGTTGTTTATTCATTACGTTATCGTATTCAAGGAGATATTTCCGTATTTCAAAGTTGTGCCCTTCCACCCGTGTCTGTGCGTTTTCAATAGCCTTCGATATGAAGGGATGTTCTATGGGCATATCCTCTTTCATGCCGAGCTTTGCGAGCATTGGCGAGACCCTGTCAGAGCCGAAAAGTCTCATAATCTCATCTTCCAGAGAGACATAAAACCTCGAAGAGCCAGGATCTCCCTGCCTTCCAGCCCTTCCTCTTAACTGATTATCAATCCTTCTCGACTCGTGTCTTTCAGTGCCAAGAATATGGAGTCCACCAAGTTTTATGACCTCTTCTTTGTCCTTTTCACATATATTTCTTGTTTCTTCCAGGGTCTTTTCGAATTCTTCCGACCCTTTTTGCCCTTTACACATGCTGAGGGCAAGGAATTCCGGGTTGCCACCGAGAAGTATGTCGGTTCCTCTTCCTGCCATGTTTGTAGAGATAGTCACTGCCTTCAATCGTCCCGCCTGGGCAACGACCTCTGCTTCCCGCTCATGATTCTTCGCATTAAGAATATGGTGCTGGACGCCCTTTCTTTTGAGCATCTCCGATACCTTCTCCGATTTGTCGATGGACAGCGTTCCAACAAGTACAGGACGCCTTTTTTTGTACAGATCTTCGATCTCATTGATGACGGCCCTGAACTTTTCCTTCTCGGTCCTGTATATAACGTCTGAATAGTGTGTCCTTATAAGGTCTCTATTTGTAGGGATTACCATGACATCGAGATTGTATATCTTCTTGAACTCCACTGCCTCTGTATCTGCCGTGCCTGTCATACCGGCCAGCTTCTTGTACATTCTGAAATAATTCTGGAATGTTACCGTGGCAAGGGTTTGATTTTCCCGTTCAATTTTCACATTTTCAGCGGCTTCAAGCGCCTGGTGGAGTCCGTCACTGAAACGTCTTCCATCCATGAGCCTGCCGGTGAACTCATCTACGATAATGACCTTTCCATCCTTAACGATATAATCCACATCCCTTTTGAAGAGGTGGTGTGCCTTTAATGCCTGGTTAATGTGGTGGAGCAGGTCAACATGTTTGGGGTCATAGAGGTTTTCCACATTGATGAGCTTCTCAATCTTTGCTACCCCGTCTTCTGTGAGGTAGGCGGTTCTTGCTTTTTCGTCTACCATAAAATCTTTATCTTTTTTCAACTGATAGATAAGTTTGTTGATTTTATAGTACTTGTCTGTTGATTCCTCGGCAGGCCCGGAAATAATAAGCGGAGTCCTGGCTTCGTCAACGAGGATGCTGTCCACCTCATCAACGATTGCATAATTGAATTCCCTCTGGGCGCACTCATCAAGGGAATATTTCATATTGTCCCTCAGATAATCAAAGCCGAACTCGTTGTTGGTGCCATACGTTACATCACATGCGTATGCCTTTTTTCGCTCATCATCATCCAGTCGGTTCAGGATGACACCCACAGAGAGGCCAAGAAATTTATAGATAGGGCCCATCCATTCCGAGTCCCTGTGCGCAAGGTAGTCGTTCACAGTAACCACGTGTACGCCGAGGCCGGTCAGTGCATTGAGGTATACGGGCAGTGTTGCTACAAGTGTTTTCCCTTCACCGGTGGCCATTTCGGCAATCTTCCCTTCATGGAGGACAGCGCCGCCGATGAGCTGGACATCAAAATGTCTCATATTGACTGTACGTCGTGCAGCTTCCCTGACAACTGCAAAGGCCTCAGGGAGGATTGAGTCGAGTTCCCCGCCGTTCTCGATCCTCTCTTTGAACCGGGGGGTATATTGACTTAATTCATAATCAGAAAGGGCTTTCAGCTTGTCTTCATGGGTTCCTGCCTCCTCAACGATAGGCTGGACCTTTTTGAGTTCCCTTTCGTTTTTAGTTCCTACAATTTTTTTTATGAAATTAGAGAGCATGGGTTTTATTTACCTGTTTCGAGTTACGAGTTATGAATTACGAGTTACGAGTGGTTTTCACCTGAGCCCTTGGCCCCTCGAACCCTGTTTTGTTTTAGTCCCTCAACGTTGCTACTAATCTTTCGGGGTGAAGGATAATGCTTATGGCATCCAGGATATTGGCTACAAAGACATC harbors:
- the secA gene encoding preprotein translocase subunit SecA; protein product: MLSNFIKKIVGTKNERELKKVQPIVEEAGTHEDKLKALSDYELSQYTPRFKERIENGGELDSILPEAFAVVREAARRTVNMRHFDVQLIGGAVLHEGKIAEMATGEGKTLVATLPVYLNALTGLGVHVVTVNDYLAHRDSEWMGPIYKFLGLSVGVILNRLDDDERKKAYACDVTYGTNNEFGFDYLRDNMKYSLDECAQREFNYAIVDEVDSILVDEARTPLIISGPAEESTDKYYKINKLIYQLKKDKDFMVDEKARTAYLTEDGVAKIEKLINVENLYDPKHVDLLHHINQALKAHHLFKRDVDYIVKDGKVIIVDEFTGRLMDGRRFSDGLHQALEAAENVKIERENQTLATVTFQNYFRMYKKLAGMTGTADTEAVEFKKIYNLDVMVIPTNRDLIRTHYSDVIYRTEKEKFRAVINEIEDLYKKRRPVLVGTLSIDKSEKVSEMLKRKGVQHHILNAKNHEREAEVVAQAGRLKAVTISTNMAGRGTDILLGGNPEFLALSMCKGQKGSEEFEKTLEETRNICEKDKEEVIKLGGLHILGTERHESRRIDNQLRGRAGRQGDPGSSRFYVSLEDEIMRLFGSDRVSPMLAKLGMKEDMPIEHPFISKAIENAQTRVEGHNFEIRKYLLEYDNVMNKQRETVYGMRKELMSNEDVLDQIFDMIEDICEGLVDEYAPEKVYPEEWELTSLKSRIFETFFFHMEFDSIDFKSITKQGLLEMVKENVLDVYRHKETEFGENELRALERFITLNSLDTHWKEHLLSLDHLKEGIGLRGYGQKDPLREYQKESFELFLDMLGQAKLDTVRKLYAIQPAKEELTFNEPVMFLNRGDELLSQQKDKKIGRNDPCPCGSGKKYKRCCGK
- the argJ gene encoding bifunctional glutamate N-acetyltransferase/amino-acid acetyltransferase ArgJ, giving the protein MIDGIRFAGYASGIKANGLDLGLAFFKEPMHCLSLYTRNKVKAAHIIYDRKIEHHPVRAILVNSGCANACTGKEGVSDLKTIAGELSGILGTSKEEILFASTGVIGKRLPTGRMISALPGLCKSLKNNNIESFARSIMTTDTYPKIVSETVHGKKTYNIIGVAKGAGMINPLFATMLSFVFTDYPVSPSRIKNIFSKAGKETFERVTVDGECSTNDTVTLFTKTGEEDLDGLDDFKNKLNLVMKALSIMIVKDGEGATRVIHITVQGAKKKDHAEKIARRIAISPLTKTAFFGCDPNWGRIIAAAGDADVPLQPSKIEIIMQGRQLVKECVEVPFDEQELKKMMNKKEIELTVDLHDGKASFDIYTTDLTYDYIKINASYRS